A window of Gloeocapsopsis sp. IPPAS B-1203 contains these coding sequences:
- a CDS encoding BrnA antitoxin family protein: MSNSKFSSDMSLEERERKLLEMTDEDIDYSDIPPLDDEFFKNAKLVEKKPSTEAISIRIDTEVLEWFRSHAKNKGYQTLINEVLRTYVQHQSR; the protein is encoded by the coding sequence TCAGCTCTGATATGTCTTTGGAAGAACGAGAAAGGAAATTATTAGAGATGACCGATGAAGATATTGACTATTCTGATATTCCGCCATTAGATGATGAGTTTTTTAAGAATGCCAAGCTAGTAGAAAAAAAACCGAGCACTGAAGCTATTAGTATCAGAATTGATACTGAAGTTTTAGAATGGTTTCGTTCCCATGCTAAGAATAAAGGATATCAAACTTTAATTAATGAGGTGCTGAGAACCTATGTACAGCATCAATCTCGCTAA